acctggagatggagatattcagaaaatgagtaccctaccgaagaatgaaaagctggaggtcttggatttgcgaaagattgacacggtgtacggcgaagcggtctatgtagaagtgttgatggagaacgacaaacgtgtaaagttctaccttcctagtcgctttaagcgtttgacagaggatgatctagaggagatgagacaactgccaaatcttaaaattgagaaaaaggagagattcaaagatggcaagagagttgcctcgcccgacattctattcactcatgggaagaaaaagtgatgatacatcgacatatcggcagctcctatcctgagacacttctctccacatcatggtgacctgtcacttatgtcctcaacatgaacgtcagtactatgcaacaatagagggactccaaattcatctggcaaacgttcacgaactccagacaccctgcataccattttgtgagactctctgcacactacagaactacacgaaacgcttcgagttgcatctacatgacagagacgaggcggggcatgacgtgacaacgttttttcatgagtatgaacactatcttgctaatgtattgcgtcactttggattcccactgcgctacttcacatttcTTAAAGTAGAACTTGGGCGACATACGCCCGATGAGGAGTTACGACTTGGGATTCATTTTGTACCTTCTAAAGTGAGAACTGTTTGGTCAGAGGGAGATGTACTGCCTTCGATTGCGCAGTCGAGTAGTGAGATAGCACAAACATTAGAAAACTGAGAAATTCAAggctccgtttttttttctctttcgcattcttgcttgtattctaaacattggacgtttggCTCCTCAACTAATTGGTGAAAAAAGGTATTCGTTCGATCTCTACAAAAAGGATATCCAAGGCGGCCGTgaacaaaaacaactttatcGTCTTCAATGTTGGAACAACTGAATCGACCAGTCACAGTGCGCCACGCTCATCAACGTATCAGGGCGCACCCTTTTCCCTCTTTTCATCGCCCTCTTTTTCGTCTCAACCACAACCAGGAAGACGAAGTTGCTGACACCTTACAAACCAGCCCAAACCAAATACTAATTCATTACACACTCCCCCGGGAAATGAGAATTCTCATTTGCAAAAGTACTCAAAGTGATACCTGCCCCACCCCGTCATTCTGGTGCTTTCGTCGTTCCGTTGGGAGCCCTGGTGGCCGCCTGACGTGTTCGGTTGTGCAGAAACTATGGATCCACGAGCCGATCGACGATAGTACTCGACGGTGATATCACCAGGTAACGCCTTCAGGATGATGTTCACGAGTAACGCGGCGTACGTTGACGGGGAAATTCCGAGGGCCTGTAGTCCTCGTCTGTGTGTCTGCACGTGGTCGAACAACCGGCGGAGACCCCGGATGTCGTCTGACGACGTCGTCTGACGACGTCACCACAGGAGGTGTTCTCAGCTTTCCAAGATGCTCTTGTTCAATTCTCTTCTGATCTCCGAAACGACGAGTCAAAATGTCAATCGCGTCCTGGTAGCACATCTCCGTCGCTTGAAGATCCGCTATCGCCGCGGCAGGTAGTCCGGACAGCAAAGAGCGCAGATACTGGAATTTCTCCCTTCGTGAGAGATCTTCATTTTCGTGAATAGACTGTCGAAACTGCTCCCAAAATGGTGTCCACTTCGCAAGATCTTCGTTAAAGGTCTGCCGCTGCAACCTTGGCAGTCGAACCGCACTTGGCCTTCCACTGTTTGACATCGGGTTCGTTGATGTCGTGGTGGCTGCCCCAATGTTCAGAACGGGTTCCGTTGCCTTCGCCTTCAACAGGCTCGTCATCTTGAGGACTTGATCTTCGTATTCGAGCACTGTCGCATACTCCTGATCCATGTGCTGATCGGTAATCAGCGGTTCTATTTCTCTATCCAAGATACTTAGCTCCTTGCTGTTGTGCAACAGCCTTTCCAGCAGTGATGCGTACGTTTGCGGTGTAGTAGTCGGGTCGGCCAGTGCTGCTGTCGCCTCGTTGATGACCTTAGTAGTCTGCGTTCGGCGTACAGCTCGCTTTGGCTTCAGCCGGTCCATCGTTGATCTGAAGACGATAATCCTCTAAACGTTGAGACAGCTCTGGTCCACGGTTCCTGGCTTCGATACAGTGGGAGGCCTCTGAGTCActctcccgggtttcggcaccatgaAAAAAGGTATTCGTTCGATCTCTACAAAAAGGATATCCAAGACGGCCGTgaacaaaaacaactttatcGTCTTCAATGTTGGAACAACTGAATCGACCAGTCACAGTGCGCCACGCTCATCAACGTATCAGGGCGCACCCTTTTCCCTCTTTTCATCGCCCTCTTTTTCGTCTCAACCACAACCGGGAAGACGAAGTTGCTGACACCTTACAAACCAGCCCAAACCAAATACTAATTCATTACaattggatgttcccaatttgagttaccgagtgaattgaaacgaaagtatcgtttcctgttgaatgtggattacggactacatgaagatgaagagaacatgtgttttgccttctccgtgattgctggactacatcctgcctcgcatcacaggcggagggaatcttcctacagaccatacctaacacagtatgtatttcctgatacatttcccgtagctttcccaaaagatgtagagatatttgagaaacgtaatgaaattagcattaatgtgtacgcgtacgaaaaggaagaaaactacatttaccccatcaaagttgttgatgaggagcgtcagaaacatgtggacttgttactagttgactctcattttgtgctcatcgcaaattttaatggattgtttgttccacgtggacaatttcattgtaaaagatgtacaatgggcttctgctcagagggaagtctgaagtgtcatttaagtatgtgtaagcaacagaaagtagccaagaccatttacccaaagaagggagagacattagcatttgcaggggaacatctcatgtcagaagttcccttctactgtgtgtatgactttgaaagtgtgctgtcaccgtgtctggattcaggaaatgtgtatgaagatcacatcccctcttcattttgtctgttagtgatacgcgcatccgactcatatgtcctccaaaagcatctgtatcgtggacctaattgtgtcactgtctttatggagctactgcacagactccatgacgacattttggaatggatacgta
This genomic window from Ornithodoros turicata isolate Travis unplaced genomic scaffold, ASM3712646v1 Chromosome11, whole genome shotgun sequence contains:
- the LOC135371462 gene encoding uncharacterized protein LOC135371462; this encodes MDRLKPKRAVRRTQTTKVINEATAALADPTTTPQTYASLLERLLHNSKELSILDREIEPLITDQHMDQEYATVLEYEDQVLKMTSLLKAKATEPVLNIGAATTTSTNPMSNSGRPSAVRLPRLQRQTFNEDLAKWTPFWEQFRQSIHENEDLSRREKFQYLRSLLSGLPAAAIADLQATEMCYQDAIDILTRRFGDQKRIEQEHLGKLRTPPVVTSSDDVVRRHPGSPPVVRPRADTQTRTTGPRNFPVNVRRVTREHHPEGVTW